Proteins encoded in a region of the Mucilaginibacter sabulilitoris genome:
- a CDS encoding substrate-binding domain-containing protein, with protein MALYQKLRTAILLLILPLFLFSGCKHADKTSRYTIGFSQCVGSDLWRRNMLDEMKMELSLHPGARFIYADADNSSKKQVAQVKQMLDEGIDLLIISPNEAQPLTGIVEQIYNKGIPVIVIDRKTSSDLYTAYVGADNYQVGKIAGEYLGTTLKGHGNVVEVMGLPGSSPAIERQRGFSDALLKYRGIHITAQVYGDWLKNNAEKQLMQIQPILKTTNAVFAHNDVMAQGSRNILNKMSLSHHIKVLGVDALPGNGGGLQMVASKTIDASMLYPTGGKEAITTAFRILNKETFSKENILQSLVIDSSNVQLMKVQWAKINNQQKDIERQQSLLAEQREIYNSQQLILNIIVITLVLAIVFGGLAFYSLMENRKINKSLEAKNKEILMQRNQLIEMSAKAEAATEAKLNFFTNISHEFRTPLTLILSPVEDMMRNEKLNLVAGKSLKLMHKNVFRLLRLVNQLIDYRKIEYDKQQINASPNNIVEFVTDILNSFQHNAQKRNINLALTSPEKNITVWFDMNMLDKVFFNLLSNALKFTKDNGRIQVIFTQHTNTVEIAIQDNGIGMEPEEAEHVFDQFYQADNGSSKGSGLGLSLSNEIIGIHHGSIKVNSKKWQGTTFTITLPLEPLYNQDEPPHTRTPDISVIDDRARMYTTDLDEPLIKAEPDFDLMPKEQSILIIEDNADLLTYLTNKLSADYEIFTADNGTQGLTEAFEKVPDLIISDVVMPGMSGKKITEYLKTDMRTSHIPIVLLTAQASVEQQIDGVRSMADVYMVKPFNYEHLLATVKNLIKNRVILKEHFTSEISHGKMPVSKTLDKKFLNDFAGIVEQNLGNEGLNVDDICKTIGISRVQLYSKVKALLGCSITDYILNRRLKKAKYLLVNESYSISEITYMVGFASPNYFSTVFKAKYGCTPSEFKRNSINQA; from the coding sequence ATGGCTTTGTATCAAAAACTGCGTACCGCTATTCTGTTACTTATATTGCCCCTATTCTTATTTTCAGGCTGTAAGCATGCTGATAAAACATCGCGTTATACCATAGGCTTTTCTCAGTGCGTTGGTTCGGACCTTTGGCGCCGCAATATGCTTGATGAAATGAAGATGGAGCTGTCATTGCATCCTGGTGCCCGGTTTATTTATGCCGATGCCGACAACAGCAGTAAAAAGCAGGTAGCACAGGTAAAACAAATGCTTGATGAAGGTATCGATCTGCTGATCATATCACCAAATGAAGCACAGCCGCTTACAGGTATAGTTGAACAGATCTACAATAAAGGCATCCCGGTAATTGTTATCGACCGTAAAACTTCGTCTGATTTATATACCGCTTATGTGGGTGCCGATAATTACCAGGTAGGCAAAATAGCGGGAGAATACTTAGGCACAACACTCAAAGGCCATGGCAATGTAGTGGAGGTTATGGGATTGCCGGGTTCATCGCCGGCGATAGAAAGACAAAGGGGTTTTAGCGATGCGCTTTTAAAATATCGCGGAATCCACATTACAGCGCAAGTATATGGCGATTGGCTTAAGAACAACGCCGAAAAACAATTAATGCAAATACAGCCCATACTAAAAACCACCAATGCCGTATTTGCGCACAATGACGTTATGGCGCAGGGCTCCAGGAATATCCTGAATAAAATGTCGCTTTCGCATCACATAAAGGTACTTGGCGTTGATGCGCTGCCCGGTAACGGCGGCGGTTTGCAAATGGTGGCGTCAAAAACAATTGATGCCAGTATGCTATATCCAACTGGTGGAAAGGAAGCCATTACTACGGCTTTCAGGATATTGAACAAGGAGACATTTTCGAAGGAGAATATTTTACAATCGCTGGTTATCGATTCCAGCAACGTTCAGCTCATGAAGGTACAATGGGCTAAGATCAACAACCAGCAAAAGGACATCGAGCGGCAGCAATCATTATTAGCAGAACAACGCGAGATTTATAACAGCCAGCAGCTGATTTTAAATATTATAGTAATAACCCTGGTATTGGCAATTGTTTTTGGAGGGCTCGCCTTTTATTCGCTGATGGAAAACCGCAAGATCAATAAAAGCCTGGAAGCCAAAAACAAGGAGATATTGATGCAGCGTAACCAATTGATAGAAATGTCGGCAAAGGCTGAGGCAGCAACCGAAGCCAAGCTAAATTTCTTCACTAATATTTCACACGAGTTCCGCACGCCGTTAACGCTTATCCTATCGCCCGTAGAAGATATGATGCGAAACGAAAAACTGAATTTAGTGGCCGGCAAGAGTTTAAAACTAATGCATAAAAACGTATTCAGACTATTAAGGTTGGTTAACCAGCTGATAGATTACCGGAAAATTGAATATGATAAGCAGCAGATCAACGCGTCGCCCAATAATATTGTTGAATTTGTAACGGATATTTTGAACAGCTTTCAGCATAATGCTCAAAAGCGCAATATTAACCTGGCACTCACCTCACCGGAAAAAAATATTACGGTATGGTTTGATATGAATATGCTTGATAAAGTATTTTTCAACCTGCTGTCAAACGCTTTAAAATTCACGAAAGACAACGGCCGCATACAGGTTATATTTACCCAGCATACCAATACCGTCGAAATTGCTATACAGGATAACGGTATTGGCATGGAACCGGAAGAAGCAGAACACGTATTCGATCAGTTTTACCAGGCCGACAACGGGAGTTCTAAAGGATCGGGCCTGGGGCTATCTTTATCGAACGAAATAATTGGCATCCATCATGGCAGTATAAAAGTAAACAGTAAAAAATGGCAGGGTACAACATTTACAATAACCCTGCCACTGGAACCATTATATAACCAGGACGAGCCCCCTCATACCCGTACACCTGATATTTCAGTTATTGACGACAGGGCCAGAATGTACACCACCGATCTTGACGAACCGCTAATCAAAGCTGAACCGGATTTCGATTTAATGCCCAAGGAACAATCCATACTTATTATTGAGGATAATGCTGACCTGCTTACTTATCTGACTAATAAATTAAGTGCTGATTATGAAATATTTACCGCTGACAACGGAACACAGGGATTGACCGAAGCATTTGAAAAGGTACCCGATCTGATCATATCTGATGTGGTAATGCCCGGAATGTCAGGAAAAAAGATTACAGAATACTTGAAAACCGATATGCGGACATCGCACATACCCATAGTTTTATTAACAGCCCAGGCAAGTGTTGAGCAACAAATTGATGGAGTACGCAGTATGGCCGACGTGTATATGGTGAAGCCTTTTAATTATGAACATTTACTGGCAACCGTAAAAAACCTAATTAAAAACAGGGTAATACTAAAAGAACATTTTACCAGCGAAATTAGTCATGGCAAAATGCCCGTATCCAAAACACTTGATAAAAAATTCCTCAATGATTTTGCAGGCATTGTAGAGCAAAACCTGGGGAACGAGGGTTTAAATGTTGATGATATATGTAAAACTATCGGAATTTCGAGGGTACAACTTTACAGTAAGGTAAAAGCGTTGCTGGGGTGCAGTATTACCGATTACATTTTAAACCGGCGGCTTAAAAAAGCAAAGTATTTGTTGGTTAACGAAAGCTATTCTATTTCCGAGATCACTTATATGGTTGGCTTTGCCAGTCCTAATTATTTCTCGACCGTATTTAAGGCAAAGTACGGCTGTACCCCAAGCGAGTTTAAAAGGAACAGTATTAATCAGGCTTAG
- a CDS encoding cupin domain-containing protein encodes MERQTFLSWLGLLAINMRKPFDTDQTMKPEQLLFQDDGIIPNSEFPLLLYRSAFTAREDAGAAWLENHFAGNNWTNSWRNGVYPFHHYHSTSHEVLGVYQGTALLHLGGEKGKKVKVEAGDIIVIPAGVGHKNLGSDNLGIVGAYEDGRSWDVNKGLPGERPKTDETIAALPIPKTDPFTGKTGGLINLWKKH; translated from the coding sequence ATGGAACGTCAAACATTTTTATCATGGCTGGGCTTATTAGCCATAAACATGCGTAAGCCTTTTGATACTGATCAGACAATGAAACCAGAACAGCTCCTTTTTCAGGATGATGGGATAATACCTAATAGTGAGTTCCCTTTATTGCTGTACCGCAGCGCTTTTACAGCGCGTGAGGACGCGGGCGCGGCATGGCTCGAAAATCATTTCGCAGGCAACAACTGGACAAACTCCTGGCGAAACGGTGTTTATCCGTTTCACCACTACCACAGTACCTCTCATGAGGTATTAGGTGTTTACCAGGGTACAGCGCTGTTGCATCTTGGTGGCGAAAAAGGAAAAAAAGTAAAAGTAGAGGCAGGCGACATCATCGTTATTCCTGCCGGTGTGGGGCATAAGAACCTTGGTAGTGATAACCTTGGCATTGTTGGCGCCTATGAGGATGGCCGCAGTTGGGATGTTAATAAAGGGCTGCCCGGCGAAAGACCCAAGACGGATGAAACTATAGCCGCTTTGCCCATTCCTAAAACCGACCCTTTCACAGGCAAGACCGGTGGCTTAATCAACTTATGGAAGAAGCATTAA
- a CDS encoding TIM-barrel domain-containing protein, protein MKKYFINSVMLYLLLQIGIVSAYSQTAQVAAGVIKISTGEMDKFTPYGFCSEPPSKAALDKLPPGKLPFNIADIKISINKRGVVVEVPLDQSEQLYGFGMQIGSFNQRGLKKRPIVNDNPLNDLGYTHGPATFYVSNKGYGILINTARYTTFYCGSTARLKNNNDTTAVVKSGNSVEELYKSDHKASGYVTADIPGAKGIEVFVFEGPDLKNVMQRYNLFGGGGAMPAIWGLGVKYRVKADFNQNQVDKMAAYFRNNHIPCDVLGLEPKWQTAAYSCSYVWNKSFFPTPNEFIDSMKNKGFHINLWEHAFVSPKSPLYRPLKNKAGNYLVWNGLVPDFADTAASNIFANYHQATFVQYGISGFKMDECDNSNISFGSDTWSFPELSQFPSGIDGEQMHQLFGLLYQKTIYNIYKKLNQRTYLDVRASNAFASSYPAALYSDTYVHEEYIRMILNSGFSGMIWSPEVRESNSIKDFMRRSQTAVLSAQMLFNSWYLQNPPWLQINKEKNNNGELMDNAQAVEADIRKLLNFRMSLIPYLYSAFADYHFKGIPPFRALVMDYPGDKNTYNLSDEYMIGNGILAAPLTEKQDERKVYLPEGTWYDYNTNQRFEGGREYTIKPDLTQLPIFIKAGTILPLAKPVEHVAPDTRFEITCYIYGNADAKATLFEDDGITFNYEKGGYNMLNLIWNKNKGETRRDGKLKNTRYIIKKWQVIN, encoded by the coding sequence ATGAAAAAGTATTTTATTAATTCCGTTATGCTATACCTGTTGCTTCAAATAGGTATAGTAAGCGCTTATAGCCAAACTGCGCAAGTGGCAGCGGGGGTAATCAAAATATCAACTGGCGAAATGGATAAGTTTACACCCTATGGTTTTTGTTCCGAGCCGCCCTCAAAGGCCGCGTTGGATAAACTGCCTCCCGGCAAATTGCCTTTCAATATCGCTGACATCAAGATCAGTATTAATAAAAGGGGCGTTGTGGTTGAAGTGCCTTTAGATCAGAGTGAGCAATTGTACGGATTTGGTATGCAGATAGGCTCTTTCAATCAAAGGGGATTAAAAAAACGCCCAATTGTTAACGATAACCCGTTAAATGATCTGGGTTATACGCACGGTCCCGCTACATTTTATGTATCCAACAAAGGCTACGGTATTTTGATTAATACAGCGCGTTATACCACTTTTTATTGCGGCAGTACAGCCAGGTTAAAAAACAATAACGATACAACTGCTGTAGTTAAAAGTGGCAATTCGGTGGAGGAGTTATACAAAAGTGACCATAAAGCCTCGGGTTATGTTACTGCGGATATTCCGGGTGCTAAAGGAATAGAAGTATTTGTTTTTGAAGGCCCCGATCTTAAAAATGTAATGCAGCGTTATAACCTGTTTGGCGGTGGTGGGGCTATGCCTGCTATCTGGGGGCTCGGTGTAAAATACCGCGTGAAGGCAGATTTTAACCAAAACCAGGTTGATAAAATGGCTGCCTACTTCCGCAATAATCATATTCCGTGCGACGTGCTTGGTTTGGAACCCAAATGGCAAACAGCTGCTTATTCCTGCTCTTATGTATGGAACAAAAGTTTTTTCCCGACACCCAATGAGTTTATTGATAGCATGAAAAATAAGGGCTTCCATATAAATCTGTGGGAGCATGCGTTTGTGTCGCCGAAATCGCCGTTATATAGGCCTTTAAAAAATAAGGCTGGTAACTATTTAGTGTGGAATGGATTGGTGCCCGATTTTGCCGATACTGCCGCGAGCAACATTTTTGCAAACTATCATCAGGCAACCTTTGTGCAGTATGGCATTTCGGGCTTTAAAATGGATGAGTGCGACAACTCCAATATATCATTTGGCAGTGATACCTGGAGCTTTCCGGAGCTGAGCCAGTTTCCGTCTGGCATTGATGGCGAACAAATGCACCAATTATTTGGCTTGCTTTATCAAAAAACGATATATAACATTTATAAAAAGTTAAATCAGCGTACCTATCTTGATGTAAGGGCATCTAACGCTTTTGCATCATCATATCCGGCTGCTTTATACAGTGATACCTACGTTCATGAAGAGTATATCCGGATGATCCTGAATTCGGGTTTTTCGGGCATGATCTGGTCGCCTGAAGTACGTGAATCCAATTCTATTAAAGATTTCATGCGCCGCAGTCAAACGGCTGTGCTTTCTGCTCAAATGCTGTTCAATTCATGGTATCTGCAAAATCCGCCGTGGCTACAGATAAACAAGGAAAAGAACAACAATGGCGAATTGATGGACAATGCTCAGGCCGTGGAGGCGGATATTCGTAAGCTGCTCAATTTCAGGATGAGCCTTATTCCATATTTATATAGTGCCTTTGCCGATTACCATTTTAAAGGAATACCACCTTTCAGGGCTTTAGTGATGGATTACCCCGGGGATAAAAACACTTATAATTTATCAGACGAATACATGATTGGAAACGGCATACTGGCTGCTCCATTAACCGAAAAACAGGATGAAAGAAAAGTTTATCTGCCGGAAGGAACCTGGTATGATTATAATACCAATCAACGATTTGAAGGCGGGCGGGAGTACACCATTAAACCAGATTTAACACAGTTACCTATATTTATTAAGGCAGGGACTATATTGCCATTAGCCAAACCTGTTGAGCATGTTGCACCTGATACCAGGTTCGAAATCACCTGCTACATATACGGCAATGCTGATGCAAAGGCGACCTTGTTTGAAGATGATGGCATCACCTTTAATTATGAAAAAGGTGGCTATAATATGCTAAACCTGATTTGGAATAAAAATAAAGGTGAAACCAGGCGGGATGGTAAGTTAAAAAATACCAGGTACATCATCAAAAAGTGGCAGGTTATTAACTAA
- a CDS encoding ROK family protein — translation MLLGFDIGGTKCAVVMGKVADDEIVIVDKRVIPTDKPVYEMIELLFTTAENLLLEHHITTGELNGIGISCGGPLSSKKGLILSPPNLIGWDKIPIVKMTEERFKVKTLLQNDANACAVAEWKYGAGKGVDNLIFLTFGTGMGAGLILDGRLYSGPSDLAGEVGHIRLSDMGPVGFGKAGSFEGYCSGGGIAQLGQIKAREKLQVGEKVSFCSNIDELPNISAKTIAEAALQGDELAIEVYKICAKYLGRGLALLIDILNPEMIVLGSIYGRAQQLLEPVMMDIIKQEAYAESVENCRIVPAGLGENIGDIAALSLALISQEQ, via the coding sequence ATGTTATTAGGATTTGATATTGGCGGCACCAAATGCGCGGTGGTAATGGGTAAGGTTGCTGATGATGAAATTGTTATTGTAGATAAACGGGTGATTCCAACAGATAAGCCGGTTTATGAAATGATTGAGCTGTTGTTTACAACTGCAGAAAATTTATTATTGGAACATCATATAACCACTGGTGAACTAAATGGCATAGGTATTAGCTGCGGTGGCCCGTTAAGCAGTAAAAAAGGACTTATTTTATCCCCGCCAAATTTGATTGGCTGGGATAAAATTCCCATTGTAAAAATGACGGAAGAACGTTTTAAAGTGAAAACGTTGTTACAAAACGATGCGAACGCCTGTGCCGTGGCCGAATGGAAATACGGCGCAGGTAAAGGTGTTGATAACCTGATTTTTTTAACTTTTGGCACTGGGATGGGGGCTGGTCTTATACTTGATGGAAGACTTTATTCCGGCCCTTCTGACCTTGCCGGCGAAGTAGGGCATATACGATTGTCGGATATGGGGCCGGTTGGCTTTGGTAAAGCCGGATCTTTTGAGGGGTATTGCAGCGGCGGTGGAATTGCACAGTTAGGACAGATCAAGGCACGGGAAAAACTGCAGGTTGGTGAAAAGGTAAGTTTTTGCAGTAATATAGATGAGTTACCAAACATTTCCGCAAAAACAATAGCCGAAGCCGCATTGCAGGGAGATGAACTGGCAATAGAAGTGTATAAAATATGCGCAAAGTACCTTGGCCGAGGTTTGGCCTTACTGATAGATATTCTTAACCCCGAAATGATTGTGCTGGGTAGTATCTACGGACGCGCCCAACAATTGCTTGAACCGGTTATGATGGATATCATTAAACAGGAAGCGTATGCTGAATCGGTAGAGAACTGCCGCATCGTTCCGGCCGGATTGGGTGAAAATATAGGAGATATCGCCGCTCTTTCACTCGCTTTAATAAGTCAGGAACAATAG
- a CDS encoding family 43 glycosylhydrolase produces the protein MKKILFTCVFALVVCYAQAQLGVKYDPTIQSTKSMQYFKPKGNLFVGDCIPFSKDGVYYYYWLLDSAHHKSLNGLGGHQWALSKSSDLKTWQQFPLVLKIDEPWEKSICTGSVVYHKGLYYAFYATRLLNDGKVNEQLSYAISKDGVHFDKQKPNPFYTSAPGYSKRNFRDPKVFIDADGVFHLFVSSDQENPVMQRASGCLVHLSSKDLKTWNVHEPILTGQPSTPECPDYFFWKGWYYLVYSDNSNTSYVKSRKPYGPWEAPRYQALNEDWSNVVKTAEFKNGRRIAAAWVPNRFESKDNNGEIFGGNSLFREVGQEADGTLTTSFPAEMVPETTGPLDIKIVNDLQSSSPDSKSINIKSPGGVGSSHIENVPLNCRITLEIEPLGSNEEFGLYLRSGPRAEGGYRLNFSAANKTVKLGNTAIEGVDGLNKPIKVDVVIKDGIIDVDVDHKRTIVNRTYEQNGNFVWFYAKHGQVNFKSITISPLKED, from the coding sequence ATGAAAAAAATACTATTTACCTGTGTATTTGCCTTAGTGGTATGTTATGCACAGGCGCAGTTGGGTGTTAAATATGATCCAACTATACAATCAACCAAAAGCATGCAATACTTTAAGCCTAAGGGAAACCTGTTTGTAGGCGATTGCATCCCATTTTCAAAAGATGGGGTATATTACTACTACTGGCTGCTTGACTCTGCCCATCACAAAAGTCTGAACGGCTTGGGCGGGCACCAGTGGGCGCTCAGCAAATCAAGCGATTTAAAAACATGGCAACAATTTCCGCTGGTATTAAAAATTGACGAGCCCTGGGAAAAGTCTATCTGTACGGGATCTGTAGTGTACCATAAAGGTTTATATTATGCCTTTTATGCTACCCGGCTGCTCAATGATGGCAAGGTAAACGAACAGTTGAGTTACGCCATTAGCAAAGATGGGGTGCATTTTGACAAACAAAAGCCAAATCCGTTTTATACTTCTGCCCCTGGGTACAGCAAGCGGAATTTTAGAGACCCCAAGGTTTTTATTGATGCCGATGGTGTATTTCACCTTTTTGTGTCAAGCGATCAGGAAAACCCGGTGATGCAAAGAGCGTCGGGCTGTTTGGTGCACCTGAGTTCTAAAGATCTTAAAACCTGGAATGTGCATGAACCGATATTAACAGGTCAGCCATCTACACCTGAATGTCCGGATTACTTTTTCTGGAAAGGCTGGTATTACCTGGTTTACAGCGACAACAGCAACACATCCTATGTAAAATCGCGTAAGCCTTATGGCCCCTGGGAAGCCCCTCGTTACCAGGCCTTAAATGAAGATTGGTCTAACGTGGTTAAAACAGCCGAGTTTAAAAACGGAAGACGTATAGCCGCCGCCTGGGTACCCAATCGCTTTGAAAGTAAGGACAACAATGGCGAGATATTCGGCGGAAATTCACTATTTAGAGAGGTAGGCCAGGAAGCTGATGGTACATTGACAACCAGTTTTCCGGCAGAGATGGTCCCCGAAACAACCGGACCATTAGATATTAAAATTGTTAACGATCTGCAATCATCATCGCCAGATAGTAAAAGCATTAACATTAAATCGCCTGGTGGGGTAGGGTCATCACATATTGAAAACGTACCGCTTAATTGCCGTATCACCCTGGAAATTGAACCATTGGGTTCAAATGAGGAATTTGGTCTTTATCTTCGTTCAGGACCCAGGGCCGAGGGCGGTTACCGGCTTAATTTTTCTGCAGCCAATAAAACGGTAAAGCTGGGCAACACTGCTATTGAAGGCGTTGACGGGTTAAATAAACCGATCAAAGTAGATGTAGTGATCAAAGATGGAATTATTGATGTGGACGTTGACCACAAACGAACTATTGTTAACCGTACTTATGAACAAAACGGAAATTTTGTTTGGTTTTACGCCAAACATGGCCAGGTGAATTTTAAGTCAATTACAATTAGTCCCCTTAAAGAAGATTAA
- a CDS encoding sugar porter family MFS transporter, whose product MKLKSNVFLIAVIAATGGLLFGFDTGVISGALPFLKQYWHLSDDNIEWITTTVLIGAVAGAVTSGKLSDIIGRKKMIIVNAIIFTVGALGCAYAPSVTVLIIMRIIIGFAIGITSYVVPMYISEISPARVRGALVTLNQLMITLGILLSYITDYWLSNDNDNQSWRWMFLVGFVPAAILLFGMFFLPETPRWLMSKNRWDEGKKILLKLEDADLVDKTIAELEDEITLSSKAKVSSREILKPWLRAPLIITVGIFFFQQFSGVNTIIYYSPIIFKIAGIVSNTASIIPAIIIGGVNVLACLFSVFMLDKVGRRKLYFIGIFGMIPSLALLGACFHFKEALGASLPVFAVLSIVCYIIFIAISLAPLGWLLISEVFPLSVRGVGMSIGSLAHWGFNAVIAFTFLKLVNALGIDYTFWSYAVICVIGAVWGYYYIPETKGKSLEAIESHWRNGDSPKEI is encoded by the coding sequence ATGAAATTGAAATCCAATGTCTTTCTTATCGCGGTTATTGCAGCAACCGGAGGTCTTTTATTCGGCTTTGATACCGGGGTTATTTCCGGGGCATTACCCTTTCTGAAACAGTACTGGCACCTTAGTGATGATAATATTGAATGGATAACCACTACGGTGTTGATTGGAGCTGTGGCAGGCGCGGTAACCAGCGGTAAGCTATCTGATATTATCGGCCGGAAAAAGATGATCATCGTTAATGCTATAATTTTTACTGTTGGCGCACTGGGATGCGCCTACGCGCCAAGTGTTACCGTTCTGATCATTATGCGTATTATCATTGGTTTTGCTATCGGTATTACATCCTATGTGGTGCCTATGTATATTTCTGAGATATCGCCGGCACGTGTAAGGGGGGCATTGGTTACGCTGAACCAGCTCATGATTACCCTGGGTATTTTGCTTTCATATATTACGGATTACTGGCTGTCTAATGACAATGACAATCAAAGCTGGAGATGGATGTTCCTGGTTGGTTTTGTACCGGCCGCCATCCTGTTGTTTGGAATGTTCTTTTTACCCGAAACACCGCGTTGGCTCATGAGTAAGAACAGGTGGGACGAGGGAAAGAAAATTCTGCTGAAACTGGAAGATGCCGACCTGGTTGATAAAACCATCGCCGAACTGGAAGATGAGATAACTTTATCATCCAAAGCTAAAGTATCATCACGTGAAATCCTGAAGCCTTGGCTTAGGGCCCCGCTTATTATTACAGTTGGCATTTTCTTTTTTCAGCAGTTTTCTGGGGTTAACACTATCATTTATTATTCTCCCATTATCTTCAAAATAGCAGGTATTGTCAGCAATACGGCCAGTATCATCCCGGCCATTATTATTGGTGGCGTGAACGTATTGGCCTGCTTATTTTCTGTATTTATGCTGGATAAAGTAGGCAGGCGCAAGCTGTATTTTATCGGCATTTTCGGTATGATCCCCTCGCTTGCATTGCTTGGCGCCTGTTTTCATTTCAAGGAAGCTTTAGGTGCAAGTTTGCCTGTTTTCGCGGTGCTGAGTATTGTGTGCTATATTATTTTTATCGCCATTAGCCTGGCGCCGCTGGGTTGGTTGTTGATCTCAGAAGTGTTTCCGCTTAGTGTACGTGGTGTGGGCATGAGCATTGGTTCACTGGCTCACTGGGGGTTTAACGCGGTTATTGCATTTACTTTTTTAAAACTGGTAAACGCACTGGGGATTGATTATACCTTCTGGAGTTATGCGGTAATATGTGTAATTGGCGCGGTTTGGGGGTATTATTATATTCCCGAAACCAAAGGAAAATCGCTGGAGGCTATAGAAAGCCACTGGCGTAATGGGGATAGTCCCAAAGAAATTTAA